The Anopheles merus strain MAF unplaced genomic scaffold, AmerM5.1 LNR4000409, whole genome shotgun sequence genome includes a region encoding these proteins:
- the LOC121602318 gene encoding ATP-dependent DNA helicase Q5-like isoform X2, whose translation MSSEFDKFNECLKASFWKNVKNNRAERKANGTAIKVEPKPEPKNESEPGPKQTVVAVQQQQQQQQPQPQPQAQLQQRPTPVPVPVAPAVVYNSIKCEPTVNASLQELLEKDPKCEEYDDYIPPRAPKTPPIEDYDDMMPRPQTPMEIPNMEDVVDVSDSPERSSRRAIDKSLSKENKSDELLQEKLWQYFGHRDFKSQLQKEAIETIIARTRDVYVSMPTGAGKSLCFQLPGVMQDNKVTIVFSPLLALIKDQLDTLARIKIPADSINSKMGVRDRERVINDLKSVKTDIRFLYITPEQANTATFKDIMQHLVKFRKVAYVVVDEAHCVSEWGHDFRPDYLKLGNLRAEYPSVPWIALTATASKQVVEDIFRNLRLKEPVAKFKTPCFRHNLYYDVVFKNSIQDDFLHLKDYIEGILGKQDEVKPSKRACGIIYCRTRENTERVATNLTKLGLRTVPYHAGLKQSERDQVQEDWMEGKYVAIAATISFGMGVDKGSVRFVIHWDNPQNVAAYYQESGRAGRDGKKSFCRIYHCRDGCKSIEFLLRQDLQKSKDTPKEESAKQAVKNFEKMVEFCESARCRHRLFTDYFGDDPPDCRNMCDVCTNPKKVQKAIDYFQQLAYTGKLKTMTAYDDDPSDLYGGGRKGYDNDYYDGSGSSYNSEGRETKRKQSESALLIQKQFMLRKAAAAKDMSMQRTATIGRVKFAMQTPVKVSGLTIATRETYVTSLADLMKKNVETCKGVDEPDYSLVYKDFEDIAVEMEYEAFTKNTVKSLYHRAIVKQDIWPS comes from the exons ATGTCTTCAGAGTTCGATAAGTTCAACGAGTGTTTGAAGGCTTCCTTCTGGAAGAATGTGAAAAACAATCGCGCCGAGCGGAAGGCGAACGGCACGGCGATCAAGGTGGAACCAAAGCCAGAACCGAAAAATGAATCCGAACCAGGGCCGAAGCagacggtggtggcggtgcagcagcaacagcagcagcagcagccccagcCCCAACCACAggcgcagctgcagcagcggccCACGCCCGTGCCCGTGCCCGTTGCCCCCGCTGTTGTTTACAACAGCATTAAGTGTGAGCCGACGGTAAATGCATCACTCCAGGAGCTGCTGGAAAAAGATCCGAAATGTGAAGAGTATGATGACTACATACCGCCGCGGGCGCCCAAAACGCCACCCATCGAGGACTACGATGACATGATGCCGCGGCCGCAGACGCCCATGGAAATTCCCAACATGGAAGATGTGGTGGACGTTTCCGACTCGCCGGAGCGCTCCAGCCGTCGGGCGATCGATAAGTCGCTctcgaaagaaaacaaatcggACGAGCTGCTGCAGGAAAAGCTGTGGCAGTACTTCGGTCATCGTGATTTTAAGAGTCAGCTGCAAAAAGAAGCCATCGAAACCATCATCGCAA GAACGCGCGATGTGTACGTCTCGATGCCCACCGGAGCGGGAAAGTCGCTCTGCTTCCAGCTTCCGGGCGTGATGCAGGATAATAAGGTAACGATAGTATTCTCCCCACTGCTAGCACTGATCAAGGATCAGCTGGACACATTGGCTCGAATTAAGATACCGGCCGATTCGATCAACTCGAAAATGGGCGTCCGAGACCGGGAGCGGGTCATCAATGACCTGAAGAGCGTCAAGACGGACATACGCTTTCTGTACATCACGCCCGAGCAAGCCAATACTGCCACGTTCAAGGACATTATGCAGCACCTGGTGAAGTTCCGGAAGGTGGCGTACGTGGTGGTGGACGAGGCGCACTGCGTCAGCGAGTGGGGGCACGATTTCCGGCCCGACTACCTGAAGCTGGGCAATCTGCGGGCGGAGTATCCGTCCGTACCGTGGATTGCCCTGACCGCCACCGCCTCCAAGCAGGTGGTGGAGGACATATTCCGCAACCTGCGGCTGAAGGAACCGGTGGCCAAGTTCAAGACGCCCTGCTTCCGACACAATCTTTACTACGACGTAGTGTTCAAAAACTCCATCCAAGACGATTTCCTGCATCTGAAGGACTACATCGAAGGCATCCTCGGGAAACAGGACGAAGTAAAACCG agcAAACGAGCATGCGGAATTATTTACTGCCGTACGCGCGAAAATACGGAGCGTGTGGCGACCAACCTGACCAAGCTCGGGCTACGCACCGTCCCGTACCACGCCGGTCTGAAGCAGTCCGAGCGCGACCAGGTGCAGGAGGACTGGATGGAGGGCAAGTACGTCGCGATAGCGGCGACCATCAGCTTCGGCATGGGCGTCGACAAGGGCTCGGTGCGGTTCGTTATCCACTGGGACAACCCGCAGAACGTGGCCGCCTACTACCAGGAGTCGGGCCGGGCCGGGCGCGACGGCAAGAAGTCGTTCTGCCGCATTTACCACTGTCGCGATGGGTGCAAGTCGATCGAGTTTCTGCTGCGGCAGGACCTGCAGAAGAGCAAGGACACGCCGAAGGAGGAAAGTGCCAAGCAGGCTGTGAAAAACTTTGAGAAAATGGTCGAGTTTTGCGAGAGTGCGCGCTGCCGGCACCGGCTCTTCACCGACTACTTTGGTGACGATCCGCCCGACTGTCGCAACATGTGCGACGTGTGCACCAACCCGAAGAAGGTGCAGAAGGCGATCGACTACTTTCAGCAGCTGGCCTACACGGGCAAGCTGAAAACGATGACGGCCTACGACGACGACCCGTCCGATCTGTACGGTGGCGGCCGCAAGGGGTACGACAACGATTACTACGACGGGTCGGGCAGCAGCTACAACAGCGAGGGGCGCGAAACGAAGCGCAAGCAGAGCGAGTCGGCCCTGCTGATCCAGAAGCAGTTCATGCTGCGGAAGGCGGCCGCCGCGAAGGACATGAGCATGCAGCGAACGGCCACGATCGGGCGGGTAAAGTTTGCCATGCAAACGCCAGTGAAAGTGAGCGGCCTAACGATTGCGACGCGCGAAACGTACGTCACCTCGCTGGCCGACTTGATGAAGAAAAAT